In the genome of Candidatus Nitrosotenuis sp. DW1, one region contains:
- a CDS encoding COG1361 S-layer family protein, translated as MNYSKLLVLFSVLVLGQFVELNAFGQVSSNESPFKREFGSVKILDAYFGTLEQKIEVAPGDKNVPFTVVFANVGTQDITGIKGQLQLPQGFSSADGKGALIVADSDSESQAGDNFSLTFFVNLDSHILIQQYPGTVKVDYSRLRESGQRNEFFDFKFKVTGDSTLNLKAIDPFLTSIKNNKATIEISNSGTAPISNVKIILGNTQNTISSTQVSLTNVENVVFDQNSWDVGTIEPKSSKYISFQVYIPENIHTETLHTPMEITYFNAHGDKVETTQNVDFYINGLIDLRIYDVNVIDLSGKQTVIGEIINEGNTNALFGFVTLEPLGDSNIKKTTQFIDEIETDSPVPFNIPVEFDGEPKFGKHDIKITLRYKDDSRIEHLFDYDTAVFLKDTTVIPEPTISDYVPSMIGLVIAAIVGVIIFKKIRKKKEPVTS; from the coding sequence ATGAATTATTCTAAACTACTTGTTTTATTCTCAGTGCTTGTACTGGGCCAGTTTGTAGAGTTGAATGCATTTGGCCAAGTCAGCTCAAACGAGTCTCCGTTCAAGCGGGAATTTGGCTCAGTGAAAATCCTTGACGCCTACTTTGGAACCCTAGAACAAAAAATTGAGGTGGCTCCAGGCGACAAAAACGTTCCATTTACCGTAGTGTTTGCAAATGTGGGAACACAGGACATCACTGGAATAAAGGGGCAATTGCAACTTCCTCAGGGCTTTAGCTCCGCAGATGGAAAAGGTGCACTTATTGTGGCAGATAGTGACAGTGAATCACAGGCAGGAGATAATTTCTCTTTGACATTCTTTGTTAATCTTGACTCACATATTCTAATCCAGCAATATCCAGGAACAGTAAAAGTTGATTATTCAAGACTTCGTGAATCTGGTCAAAGAAACGAATTTTTTGATTTCAAATTCAAAGTAACCGGAGATAGTACTCTAAACCTAAAGGCAATTGATCCGTTTCTAACTTCTATCAAAAATAACAAAGCTACCATAGAAATATCAAATTCTGGAACGGCACCAATATCTAATGTAAAAATTATTCTAGGAAATACGCAAAATACCATATCTTCAACCCAGGTATCGCTCACCAACGTTGAAAACGTAGTTTTTGATCAAAATAGCTGGGATGTTGGAACAATTGAGCCAAAATCATCAAAATACATTTCATTTCAGGTATACATTCCAGAAAACATACACACCGAAACACTGCACACCCCTATGGAAATAACTTACTTTAATGCCCACGGAGACAAGGTTGAAACAACACAAAACGTAGATTTTTACATTAATGGATTAATCGATCTAAGAATTTACGATGTAAATGTGATCGATCTCTCAGGAAAACAAACCGTAATAGGTGAAATCATCAACGAAGGAAACACTAACGCCTTGTTTGGATTTGTAACCTTGGAACCACTGGGTGATTCCAACATCAAAAAAACAACACAATTCATAGATGAAATCGAAACTGATTCGCCAGTACCGTTTAACATCCCAGTAGAGTTTGACGGAGAACCGAAGTTTGGCAAACATGATATCAAAATCACACTGCGATACAAGGACGACTCGCGAATAGAGCATTTGTTTGATTATGACACCGCCGTATTTCTAAAAGATACAACAGTAATCCCAGAACCTACAATATCTGATTACGTGCCAAGTATGATTGGCTTGGTAATTGCAGCAATTGTAGGCGTGATTATTTTCAAAAAAATTAGGAAAAAGAAAGAGCCAGTTACAAGCTAA